The Methylomagnum ishizawai genome has a window encoding:
- the era gene encoding GTPase Era: protein MKAGYVALVGRPNVGKSTLLNHLIGQKISITSRRPQTTRHRIHGIKTTEAGQAVFVDTPGIHASQKRAMNRYLNRTAGTALLDVDVIVWIVDRPVWLPEDDLVLERIKTSAAPVILVINKVDRLEDKAALLPFLESAQQRHPFAALIPASALRGHNLDALEHKIMELLPEGEPIFDQDQLTDRSLRFLAAEIIREKLIRSLGQEVPHALSVEIEQYQTEGKLTRIAALIWVEREGQKAIVIGQQGEVLKKVGERARQDLERLTEGKVFLQLWVKVKENWSDDERALRSLGYAE, encoded by the coding sequence ATGAAAGCAGGTTATGTCGCCCTGGTGGGCCGCCCCAACGTGGGCAAATCGACCCTACTCAACCACCTGATCGGCCAGAAGATCAGCATCACCTCGCGCCGCCCGCAAACCACCCGCCACCGCATCCACGGTATCAAGACCACGGAGGCGGGACAGGCGGTGTTCGTCGATACCCCCGGCATCCACGCCAGCCAGAAGCGGGCCATGAACCGCTACCTCAACCGCACGGCGGGCACGGCCTTGTTGGATGTGGACGTGATCGTGTGGATCGTGGACCGGCCCGTGTGGCTGCCCGAGGACGATTTGGTGCTGGAACGCATCAAAACCTCCGCCGCCCCGGTGATCCTGGTCATCAACAAGGTGGACCGGCTGGAGGACAAGGCCGCCCTGCTGCCCTTCCTGGAGAGCGCCCAGCAACGCCATCCCTTCGCCGCCCTGATCCCGGCCTCGGCCCTGCGCGGCCACAACCTGGACGCGCTGGAACACAAGATCATGGAACTCCTGCCCGAGGGCGAACCGATCTTCGACCAGGACCAACTCACCGACCGCAGCCTCCGGTTCCTGGCGGCGGAAATCATCCGCGAGAAACTGATCAGGTCGCTGGGCCAGGAAGTGCCCCACGCCCTCAGCGTGGAGATCGAGCAATACCAGACCGAGGGCAAGCTGACCCGCATCGCCGCCCTGATCTGGGTGGAGCGGGAAGGCCAGAAAGCCATCGTCATCGGCCAGCAGGGCGAAGTGCTGAAAAAGGTCGGCGAACGCGCCCGCCAGGATTTGGAGCGCCTGACCGAGGGCAAGGTGTTCCTGCAACTCTGGGTCAAGGTCAAG
- the rnc gene encoding ribonuclease III, translating into MIQEPEKLARKLGLHFRNPLLVKRALTHRSAESDNNERLEFLGDSVLGFVIAERLYGKFRDADEGVLSRLRAMLVNQTSLANLARKLNLGDYLILGSGELKSGGYRRDSILSDALEALIGALLVDQGMDACRHWILNQFAEQIDALSVQDWKKDPKTRLQEAMQARGLELPVYILKSVVGQPHDQTFVVECRIALTAETCEGTGSSRKKAEQQAAEKMLAKLVQDFGFKS; encoded by the coding sequence TTGATCCAAGAGCCGGAAAAACTCGCCAGGAAACTGGGCCTGCATTTCAGGAACCCGCTGCTGGTGAAACGCGCCCTCACCCACCGCAGCGCCGAATCGGACAACAACGAACGGCTGGAATTCCTCGGGGATTCGGTGCTGGGCTTCGTGATCGCCGAACGCCTGTACGGCAAGTTCCGCGACGCCGACGAGGGCGTCCTCAGCCGGTTGCGGGCCATGCTGGTCAACCAGACCTCGCTCGCCAACCTCGCCCGCAAGTTGAACCTGGGCGACTACCTGATCCTGGGTTCGGGGGAGCTCAAGAGCGGCGGCTACCGGCGCGATTCCATCCTGTCCGACGCCCTGGAAGCCTTGATCGGCGCATTGCTGGTGGACCAGGGCATGGACGCCTGCCGCCATTGGATCCTCAACCAATTCGCCGAGCAGATCGACGCCTTGTCGGTGCAGGATTGGAAGAAAGACCCCAAGACCCGGCTCCAGGAGGCCATGCAGGCCCGCGGCCTGGAATTGCCGGTCTATATCCTCAAATCGGTGGTCGGCCAACCGCACGACCAAACCTTCGTGGTGGAATGCCGCATCGCGCTGACCGCCGAGACCTGCGAGGGTACCGGCTCCTCGCGTAAGAAAGCCGAGCAGCAAGCCGCCGAGAAAATGCTGGCCAAATTGGTCCAGGACTTCGGATTCAAATCATGA
- a CDS encoding DUF4845 domain-containing protein, which yields MNQTPVRQGGMTFLGFVLLMCLVGFFAMLIIKIGPIYLDHYKVVASLQSLKSDPDLATRSKQEVLASLAKHWDIDMINSVTKDNVYITKDSSGMTIQIAYDVTQPIMGNIDIVAHFDDSIEVAAR from the coding sequence ATGAATCAAACTCCCGTCCGCCAAGGTGGTATGACCTTCCTCGGCTTCGTGCTGCTGATGTGCTTGGTCGGTTTTTTCGCGATGCTGATTATCAAGATCGGCCCGATTTACCTGGACCATTACAAAGTGGTCGCTTCCCTGCAATCCTTGAAAAGCGATCCCGACTTGGCGACGCGGTCCAAGCAGGAAGTCCTCGCCAGCTTGGCAAAACACTGGGATATCGACATGATCAACAGCGTCACCAAGGATAATGTTTATATCACCAAGGACAGTTCCGGTATGACGATACAAATCGCCTATGATGTCACCCAGCCCATCATGGGCAATATCGATATCGTCGCCCATTTCGACGATTCCATCGAGGTAGCCGCACGTTGA